From a region of the Parus major isolate Abel chromosome 6, Parus_major1.1, whole genome shotgun sequence genome:
- the MCMBP gene encoding mini-chromosome maintenance complex-binding protein → MPCVGDWLNSPLSIVQGIFAQNVPNSDWEKKVTEYFKEKLKENNATNWVPSLNDVPVHYLKPNSLVKFRCMVQDMFDPEFYMAVYETVDPNTNARVLHFGKYRDVAECGPQQEIDLNSSQTVTLERQTFYCVPVPGESAWVKEAYISASQARVSPSTSYTPSRHKRSYEEDEDMDLHPSKQKEQHLGSGGDIHGCVEPKRLETEASAGHHVISPNCSPPLDLNFPLPGEKGPACLVKVYENWESFKVNDVLEVFGVLSVDPVLSIVNSEERDSSTLDPMECMDTAEEQRVHSPPASLVPRIHVILAQKLQHINPLLPACLKEEESKTFVSNFMSELSPVRAELLGFLTHALLGDSLAAEYLILHLISTVYARRDVLPLGKFTVNLSGCPRNNAFAEHLYRLIQQLVPASYHLRMSIESMNHSRFIPHKDYTANRLVSGLLQLASNTSLLIDETQLEQGQLDTAGVHNVTALGNLITWQKVDYDFNYHQMEFPCNINVLITSEGRSLLPSDCQVHLQPQIIPPNMEEYMSSLLTAVLPSVLNKFRIYLSLLRLLDYSISDEVTKAVEEDFVEMRKNNPESVTADDLHKMLLVARFLSLSAGQTTLSRERWLRAKQLEALRKARLQQQQCVNGNEL, encoded by the exons ATGCCGTGCGTGGGTGACTGGCTGAACAGCCCCCTGAGCATCGTGCAGGGCATCTTCG CCCAAAATGTTCCAAACTCTGACTGGGAGAAGAAGGTAACTGAATACTTcaaggagaaattaaaagaaaataatgctaCTAACTGG GTTCCATCACTGAATGATGTTCCTGTACATTACCTGAAACCGAACAGCTTAGTGAAATTTCGCTGCATGGTTCAAGATATGTTTGATCCTGAGTTTTACATGGCAGTGTATGAAACAGTTGACCCAAACACAAATGCACGT GTTTTGCATTTTGGTAAATACAGAGATGTGGCAGAATGTGGG CCTCAGCAGGAAATCGATTTGAACTCCTCACAAACAGTCACCTTGGAGAGACAGACTTTCTACTGTGTTCCAGTGCCTGGTGAATCAGCATGGGtaaaagaa GCCTACATCAGTGCCAGCCAAGCCCGAGTGAGCCCTTCGACCTCCTACACCCCCAGCCGCCACAAGAGGAGCTatgaggaggatgaggacaTGGATCTGCATCCCTCCAAACAGAAAGAACAACACCTGG GCAGTGGAGGTGATATCCATGGATGTGTGGAGCCAAAGAGATTAGAAACAGAAGCTTCTGCAGGTCACCATGTCATTTCTCCCAACTGCTCCCCTCCACTTGACCTAAATTTTCCCTTGCCAGGAGAGAAGGGACCAGCGTGTCTTGTAAAG GTCTATGAGAACTGGGAGAGCTTCAAAGTCAATGATGTGCTGGAGGTGTTTGGTGTTCTGTCTGTGGACCCAGTGCTGAGCATAGTGAACAGTGAAGAGAG GGACAGCTCAACCCTGGATCCTATGGAGTGCATGGacacagcagaggagcagagagtgCACAGCCCCCCAGCCTCCTTAGTGCCCAGGATCCATGTGATTTTGGCACAGAAGTTGCAACACATTAACCCcttgctgcctgcctgccttaAGGAAGAGGAGAGTAAAACCT TTGTTTCTAATTTCATGTCTGAGCTGTCACCAGTGAGAGCAGAGTTGCTGGGGTTCCTCACCCATGCCCTCTTGGGAGACAGTTTGGCTGCTGAATACCTGATATTGCATCTCATTTCTACAGT TTATGCCAGACGGGATGTGCTTCCTCTGGGAAAATTCACCGTGAACCTGAGCGGCTGTCCCCGGAACAACGCCTTCGCGGAGCACCTGTACCGCCTCATCCAGCAGCTGGTGCCAGCA TCCTACCACCTCCGGATGAGCATCGAGAGCATGAACCACTCGCGCTTCATCCCGCACAAGGACTACACGGCCAATCGCCTGGTCAgtgggctgctgcagctggccaGCAACACCTCCCTGCTCATAGATgagacccagctggagcagggacagctggacacagcag GTGTCCATAATGTGACAGCACTGGGTAACCTGATCACTTGGCAGAAGGTGGATTATGACTTCAATTACCACCAGATGGAATTCCCATGCAACATTAATGTTCTGATCACCTCCGAGGGCCGCTCGCTCCTGCCG tcaGATTGCCAAGTCCACTTACAACCACAGATAATTCCCCCAAACATGGAAGAGTACATGAGCAGCCTCctcactgcagtgctgccctCTGTGCTGAACAAATTCCGAATTTATCTGAGTTTATTGCGGCTGCTGGACTACAGCATATCTGATGAGGTGACCAAG GCAGTAGAAGAAGACTTTGTGGAAATGCGCAAGAACAACCCTGAGAGCGTCACTGCCGATGACCTGCACAAAATGTTGCTCGTGGCCAG GTTCCTGTCGCTCAGTGCGGGGCAGACGACGCTGTCGAGGGAGAGGTGGCTGAGAGCAAAGCAACTCGAGGCACTGCGgaaggccaggctgcagcagcagcaatgtgtCAATGGCAATGAACTTTAA